In the genome of Rhodamnia argentea isolate NSW1041297 chromosome 3, ASM2092103v1, whole genome shotgun sequence, one region contains:
- the LOC115756644 gene encoding uncharacterized protein LOC115756644 produces MRPSQLFLFVVLFAVSLKSTQAIRPFECEVFDNTSGTPDTRFRGESKRDGGRGYDFVLLVVESFVANGRPFAIATTNGSRIYVNADYLQIFPGNMTDEFTGIVYFMSGLVWEWTGNGNAPTGLITGMADYIRLTAGWRYWGWPRRGSGLRWDEGYATTANFLEFCELLRPGFVSDLNAMMIDSYSDVYFWELLGKSVDVLWEEYKLFYGSPGPAPAQTFGY; encoded by the exons ATGAGGCCTTCTCAGCTCTTTCTCTTCGTCGTGCTCTTTGCGGTTTCTCTGAAGTCAACACAAGCAATCCGACCATTCGAATGCGAGGTCTTTGACAATACCTCCGGGACACCGGACACCCGGTTCAGGGGAGAG TCAAAGCGAGACGGGGGGAGAGGCTACGATTTTGTTTTGCTGGTCGTCGAGAGCTTTGTCGCCAATGGCAGACCCTTTGCCATTGCAACCACCAACGGCAGCCGGATATATGTGAATGCTGACTACCTCCAGATATTCCCTGGTAACATGACGGATGAGTTCACGGGGATCGTATACTTCATGAGTGGCCTAGTCTGGGAATGGACAGGCAACGGCAATGCCCCAACGGGCCTCATAACCGGGATGGCCGACTACATCAGGCTAACCGCTGGATGGCGATACTGGGGCTGGCCTCGTAGAGGTTCGGGGTTGAGATGGGATGAGGGGTATGCGACCACGGCAAACTTCTTAGAGTTTTGTGAATTGCTCCGACCAGGGTTCGTGTCGGACCTTAATGCCATGATGATTGATTCGTACAGCGATGTATACTTCTGGGAGTTACTTGGAAAGTCTGTGGATGTTTTGTGGGAGGAATATAAGTTATTCTATGGAAGCCCTGGACCAGCACCAGCCCAAACCTTCGGGTACTAA